The following are encoded together in the Rhinopithecus roxellana isolate Shanxi Qingling chromosome 5, ASM756505v1, whole genome shotgun sequence genome:
- the LOC115897582 gene encoding uncharacterized protein LOC115897582 → MGEKVLVSGDPVPRSHEASSHLVGLAAQSAEPGRRWNLRNPHAGTPVLRRLHPRVRRVLTGTQAADGSRSKWPAPLGTGRKFFGAFLFHHSFSWGWKLISISFGDLNPFPLRQIRNRRAYHLEKVRLELTELEAIREDFLRERDTSPDKGELVSDEEEDT, encoded by the exons ATGGGGGAGAAAGTACTGGTGAGTGGGGACCCCGTGCCCCGTTCACATGAAGCCTCCTCCCACCTGGTGGGGCTGGCAGCCCAGTCCGCAGAGCCAGGCAGGAGGTGGAACCTGAGAAATCCACATGCGGGGACCCCTGTGCTCAG AAGGCTGCACCCTCGTGTGCGCCGTGTGTTGACAGGAACCCAGGCGGCTGACGGCAGCAGGAGCAAATGGCCTGCTCCACTGGGGACAGGCAGGAAGTTCTTCGGGGCATTTCTGTTTCATCACAGCTTTTCCTGGGGCTG GAAGCTGATCAGTATCTCCTTTGGGGACCTGAACCCCTTCCCCCTACGCCAGATCCGGAACCGACGCGCCTACCACTTGGAGAAGGTCCGGCTGGAGCTGACCGAGCTGGAGGCCATCCGTGAGGATTTCCTGCGTGAGCGGGACACCAGCCCTGACAAGGGTGAGCTGGTCAGCGATGAGGAGGAGGATACCTGA